One segment of Desulfosudis oleivorans Hxd3 DNA contains the following:
- a CDS encoding 2-isopropylmalate synthase: protein MTEKLIIFDTTLRDGEQSPGASMNVAEKLRIASRLEELGVDVIEAGFPAASKGDMEAVSQVAQKLSRSAVAGLARTNKDDIDKAWAAVSGARHPRIHVFIASSDIHMEHKLRMPRDTVVEHAIAGVRYARTFTDDVEFSAEDASRSDRVFLCKLFEAAISAGATTINIPDTVGYAIPSEFADLVKYVRQHTPNIHKAVISVHCHNDLGLATANTLAALAAGARQAEVTINGIGERAGNTSMEEVVMAIRTRASSFPLISTIDTAKIYPTSKLVSMLTGMIVQPNKAIVGANAFAHEAGIHQDGMLKNPMTYEIMRPEDVGVSSSTLVLGKHSGRKALYDRLKEIGYNLSPPEIDTVFVKFKELADRKKNIVEEDLEILVSENIMDTADLFQLEYLHVTSGTTVSPVASVKMVINGKSVKGESSGNGPIDAAYRAIAKLTKTESEMLRFTISALTGGTDAQGEVTVRLKEQGLVALGRGADPDIIIASVKAYINGLNRLAYLKRHPVADGMI from the coding sequence ATGACGGAAAAACTGATCATATTCGACACGACCTTGAGAGACGGCGAACAGTCGCCCGGCGCCAGCATGAACGTGGCGGAAAAGCTGCGCATTGCCTCCCGGCTGGAAGAGCTGGGGGTGGACGTGATTGAGGCGGGGTTTCCGGCCGCCTCCAAGGGGGACATGGAAGCGGTCTCCCAGGTGGCCCAGAAGCTGTCACGAAGTGCGGTGGCCGGTCTTGCCCGCACCAACAAGGATGATATCGACAAGGCATGGGCCGCGGTCTCCGGTGCCAGGCACCCCCGGATTCACGTGTTTATCGCCAGCTCGGACATTCACATGGAGCACAAGCTGCGCATGCCCAGGGACACCGTTGTGGAGCACGCCATTGCCGGGGTCCGTTATGCCAGGACCTTTACCGATGACGTGGAGTTTTCCGCCGAAGACGCCTCCCGCAGCGACAGGGTCTTTCTGTGCAAGCTGTTTGAAGCCGCCATCTCCGCCGGCGCCACCACCATCAATATTCCCGATACCGTTGGATACGCCATTCCCAGCGAGTTCGCCGACCTGGTCAAATACGTGAGGCAGCACACCCCCAATATTCACAAGGCCGTTATCAGTGTCCATTGCCACAACGATCTGGGGCTGGCCACGGCCAACACCCTGGCGGCCCTGGCCGCGGGCGCCCGGCAGGCCGAGGTGACCATCAACGGCATCGGCGAAAGGGCCGGCAACACCTCCATGGAGGAGGTAGTGATGGCCATCCGCACCCGGGCCAGCTCTTTTCCGCTGATCTCCACCATCGACACCGCCAAGATCTACCCCACCAGCAAGCTGGTGAGCATGCTCACCGGCATGATCGTCCAGCCCAACAAGGCCATCGTGGGGGCCAACGCCTTTGCCCACGAGGCGGGCATTCACCAGGACGGCATGCTGAAAAACCCCATGACCTACGAGATCATGCGGCCCGAAGACGTAGGCGTGAGCAGCAGTACTCTGGTGCTGGGCAAGCACTCGGGCAGAAAGGCCCTGTACGACCGCCTGAAAGAGATCGGTTACAACCTTTCCCCCCCGGAGATCGACACGGTTTTTGTCAAATTCAAGGAACTGGCCGACCGAAAGAAAAACATCGTGGAAGAGGACCTGGAAATCCTGGTCTCTGAAAACATCATGGACACCGCCGACCTGTTCCAGCTGGAATACCTGCACGTGACCAGCGGCACCACGGTGTCGCCCGTGGCCAGCGTGAAAATGGTTATCAATGGAAAATCGGTGAAGGGCGAAAGCTCGGGCAACGGTCCCATTGACGCGGCATACCGGGCCATTGCCAAGCTCACCAAAACCGAATCCGAGATGCTGCGGTTTACCATCAGCGCCCTTACCGGCGGCACCGACGCCCAGGGCGAGGTGACCGTGCGCCTGAAGGAGCAGGGCCTGGTGGCCCTGGGCCGGGGCGCGGACCCGGATATCATCATTGCCAGCGTCAAGGCCTACATCAACGGATTAAACCGCCTGGCCTATCTCAAGCGCCATCCTGTCGCCGACGGCATGATCTGA
- the ilvC gene encoding ketol-acid reductoisomerase, producing MPTINFGGVEENVVTSEEFTLKKAREVLKNEVITVLGYGVQGPAQALNLKDNGFEVIIGQLEGDAYWEKAIADGFVPGKTLFPIEEAAKKGTIIKMLLSDAGQVAVWPKVKKCLKKGDALYFSHGFGIVYKDQTGIVPPKNVDVILVAPKGSGTNVRRNFKDGSGINSSYAVFQDATGRAEERTIALGIAIGSGYLFPTTFEKEVFSDLTGERGVLMGCLAGTMEAQYNVLRKHGHSPSEAFNETVEELTQSLIRLVAENGMDWMFANCSTTAQRGALDWAPKFRDAVAPVFDSLYRRVKNGAETRRVLKVNSAPNYLEKLRKELDTIKNSEMWQAGAAVRALRPENRKKKK from the coding sequence ATGCCGACAATCAATTTTGGCGGAGTAGAGGAAAACGTGGTCACCTCCGAGGAGTTTACCCTGAAAAAGGCACGGGAGGTGCTGAAAAACGAAGTGATCACCGTCCTGGGATACGGGGTCCAGGGCCCGGCCCAGGCCCTGAACCTGAAGGACAACGGATTTGAGGTGATCATCGGCCAGCTGGAAGGCGACGCCTACTGGGAAAAAGCCATAGCCGACGGGTTTGTGCCGGGCAAGACCCTCTTTCCCATTGAAGAGGCGGCGAAAAAAGGCACCATCATCAAGATGCTGCTGTCCGACGCCGGCCAGGTGGCGGTGTGGCCCAAGGTGAAAAAGTGCCTGAAAAAAGGCGACGCCCTCTATTTCTCCCACGGTTTCGGCATTGTCTACAAGGACCAGACCGGCATTGTTCCGCCCAAAAACGTGGATGTCATCCTGGTGGCGCCCAAGGGATCGGGCACCAATGTGCGGCGGAACTTCAAGGACGGCAGCGGCATCAACTCCAGCTATGCCGTGTTCCAGGACGCCACCGGCCGGGCCGAGGAGCGCACCATCGCCCTGGGCATTGCCATCGGATCGGGCTACCTTTTCCCCACCACGTTTGAAAAAGAGGTGTTCAGCGACCTGACCGGCGAGCGCGGCGTGCTCATGGGCTGCCTGGCCGGCACCATGGAGGCCCAATACAACGTGCTGCGCAAACACGGCCACTCCCCCAGCGAAGCATTCAACGAGACCGTGGAAGAACTGACCCAGAGCCTGATCCGGCTGGTGGCGGAAAACGGCATGGACTGGATGTTTGCCAACTGCAGCACCACGGCCCAGCGCGGCGCCCTGGACTGGGCACCCAAGTTCCGCGACGCGGTGGCCCCGGTATTTGATTCGCTTTACCGGCGCGTGAAAAACGGCGCCGAGACCCGGCGGGTGCTCAAGGTCAACAGCGCGCCCAACTATTTGGAAAAGCTGCGCAAGGAACTGGACACCATCAAAAACTCGGAAATGTGGCAGGCCGGGGCCGCGGTGCGGGCCCTGCGTCCGGAAAACCGGAAAAAGAAAAAATAA
- the cimA gene encoding citramalate synthase: MEQVRIYDTTLRDGMQGDTINFTVDEKIRVARQLDDLGVHYIEGGWPGSNPRDVQFFEKAAKIDFKNARLTAFGSTRRAGLAVEKDDNIRLLLECGAPAVALVGKTWDLHITEVMSNTLESNLEMIHDSVAYVKSHGREVFFDAEHFFDGCTHNREYTFKAILTAAQAGADAVILCDTNGGALPHDVEAITAEVCTTLADRFPGPDGGSTVQVGIHTHNDSNLAVANSIAAIRAGARIVQGTINGYGERCGNADLTSIIPILAAKMEYDCITPENLKKLRKVSRFVSETANMTPVNSRPFVGKSAFSHKGGLHVSAIMKNPRAYEHMDPELVGNKRRVLISDLSGRSNVTYKARELGINTDTEHFDVDRILSEVKMLELEGFQFDAADGSFKIVMEKISGLYTPLFDLLSFRVTVEKEKDRPCTAHATIRLGVGELETTTAAEGDGPVSALDTALRMAIAEFYPDSLGLDAMQLVDFKVRVLDGRDGTSAKVRVLIDSRDEDEVWGTIGVSEDIIEASWEALADSCQYKLSKELNKKKKKQD, translated from the coding sequence ATGGAACAGGTACGCATATACGACACAACCCTGCGGGACGGTATGCAGGGCGACACCATCAACTTTACGGTGGATGAAAAGATCCGCGTCGCCCGTCAACTGGACGACCTTGGTGTTCATTACATCGAGGGCGGATGGCCGGGATCCAATCCCAGGGATGTCCAGTTTTTTGAAAAGGCCGCGAAGATCGACTTCAAAAACGCCCGGCTCACCGCCTTTGGATCCACCCGGCGGGCCGGCCTGGCCGTGGAAAAAGACGATAACATTCGGCTGCTGCTGGAATGCGGGGCGCCTGCCGTGGCCCTGGTGGGAAAGACATGGGATCTGCATATCACCGAAGTGATGAGCAACACACTTGAAAGCAACCTGGAGATGATTCACGACTCGGTGGCCTACGTCAAGTCCCACGGCCGTGAGGTGTTCTTTGACGCCGAGCACTTTTTCGACGGCTGTACCCACAACAGGGAGTACACCTTCAAAGCGATTCTGACCGCGGCCCAGGCAGGGGCCGACGCCGTGATCCTGTGCGACACCAACGGCGGCGCCCTGCCCCACGACGTGGAGGCCATCACCGCCGAGGTATGCACCACACTGGCGGACCGGTTTCCCGGTCCGGACGGCGGCTCCACCGTGCAAGTCGGCATTCACACTCATAATGACAGTAACCTGGCCGTGGCCAACAGCATTGCCGCAATACGGGCCGGGGCACGAATCGTCCAGGGCACCATCAACGGCTATGGGGAGCGGTGCGGCAACGCCGACCTCACCTCCATTATCCCGATTCTTGCCGCAAAAATGGAATATGACTGCATCACACCGGAAAATCTTAAAAAACTGCGGAAGGTGTCCCGGTTTGTCAGCGAAACCGCCAACATGACACCGGTCAACAGCCGGCCCTTTGTGGGCAAAAGCGCCTTCTCCCACAAGGGCGGCCTTCATGTCAGCGCCATCATGAAAAACCCCCGGGCCTACGAGCACATGGACCCGGAACTGGTGGGCAACAAGCGGCGGGTCCTGATATCCGACCTGTCGGGCCGAAGCAACGTCACCTACAAGGCCAGGGAACTGGGCATCAATACCGACACCGAACATTTTGACGTGGACCGCATCCTGTCCGAAGTCAAGATGCTGGAGTTAGAAGGATTCCAGTTCGACGCGGCGGACGGCTCCTTCAAGATCGTGATGGAAAAGATTTCCGGCCTGTATACCCCCCTTTTTGATCTGCTCTCCTTCCGGGTGACAGTGGAAAAAGAGAAAGACCGGCCCTGCACGGCCCACGCGACCATACGGCTGGGGGTGGGAGAGTTGGAGACCACCACCGCCGCAGAGGGAGACGGCCCGGTGAGCGCCCTGGACACGGCCCTGCGAATGGCCATCGCCGAGTTCTATCCCGATTCTTTGGGCCTGGACGCCATGCAGCTGGTGGACTTCAAGGTGCGGGTCCTGGACGGACGGGACGGCACATCGGCCAAGGTCCGGGTGCTGATCGACTCCAGGGACGAAGACGAGGTGTGGGGCACCATCGGCGTGTCGGAAGACATCATCGAGGCCAGCTGGGAGGCCCTTGCCGACAGCTGCCAGTACAAACTTTCCAAGGAACTGAACAAGAAAAAGAAAAAACAGGACTAG
- a CDS encoding choice-of-anchor Q domain-containing protein — protein MRNTTSRTIGVVFFLLVLLLGTTFSFAGVTYYTYDDRGRVVKAEYDEGFAVYYAYDAAGNRLLMENFFDADLDGLSDSLESAGCTDPNDADTDDDGIVDGIEDANRNGVVDPGETDPCNPDTDGDGIQDGSEQGYTLDDIHPDTDTNVFQPDLDSSTTTDPLNSDTDNDRISDGNEDANHNGRIDAGELDPNNPCTTVSSDDSLQDKINAASDGDELVVADGTYGSVSFNGKKIVVRSLNGPENCFIDGQETTRAVVFNSGEDEQTILSGFTITGGLAAGEGGGILCDGASPIIYNCIIQDCQATNGGGMAAINGAAPTVIECRIESNTASGYGGGIYCADASGPGMALDGCTLMDNFAAKGGGVYHTAAAAGTLLLSNCVIAKNSSTYAVADTAYAGSGVHDDVAAALTTIINCTIADNTGARGTAYDYAAYLNGGTDILRNTILWSGVSTTHHLYGPAAANVSYCLIQGGGYAASPAVLNTDPLFVNAAEDDYHLQETSPCIDAGTATSAPLFDIDGDDRPMGWYDMGADESPVTRGTVIQQLIDQAAPGSTVVVPDGTYVLNGAGNIELRGKNITLRSESNDPSRCIIDLGELTGGFYIHQGEGHDTVISGFTIQNGATGGSGGGILCDGASPTITNCVIRDCDAVYGGAIATINGAAPVVTDCDLLDNTATGTGSGGGIHCINASGTGMRVETCVIRGNSGYYGGGVTHAGTSKLSLINCLIAENVSRYSAGNTTRIGSGVYDPNEDALTSLLNCTVTANHGSRTGSYAKYDYGVCCKNDSAGIDTIKNSIICGNTTTQVYALPYTMASYSLIQMQDGYKGFGNINADPVFVDAANGDYHLDDTSPCIDAAMATGAPLTDLDGEARPVGLYDIGAYESGVDRDSIQRAIAEAIDGDVVIIPDDTYTLGGNMNIDLMGKAITLRSASNDPAQCILDLGGLGNGFYIFQGEGSGTVISGFTIRNGYTSGNGGGILCNGASPIIENCIIENCTAGANGGGIAAVNGAHPMIVNCTIVDNKAKESVDYGGGGIYCSGAVDPGMKVDGCTLLYNRAYDGGGVFHTGTSKLFLTNCVIARNRSTHSAASYRSGSGVHDRLGSRNAKTSIINCTISHNTGSRGPTSTRDYGVHLYSSGAVVKNSIIWGNSTDQLYNPEANDVSYCLIEGGYSTSTGILDADPLFVDGPGDNYHLQATSPCIDSGTATDAPSFDIDGDVRPLGLGFDIGADEVVPTCTVYEDAEDVETSGWEIYDNDPTGATVANVDEGETRAIGLSGDGTANGYRLRLADGSKWNNTGQFLARWRMNYNEWFTVYFDCDTTEGHRYLAYSPANQDNLGTGEYVHHGLGSSARGGTWQTFSRNLAADLKDAQPGNTLLAVNGFLIRGSGRVDDITLWLDTDEDHLSDWEETTACGTDPAAPDSDGDGLMDGEEVYFWMTDPTNSDSDGDGNDDGVEVLLGFDPANPDSNPAFTVYEDAEDGETSGWGVYDNDPTGATVANVDEGETRAIDLSGDGTANGYRLRLADGSKWNNTGQFLARWRINYNEWFTVYFDCDTTDGHRYLTYNPANQDNLGDGEYVHHGLGSSARGGTWQTFSRNLAADLKDAQPGSTLLAVNGFLIRGSGRVDDITLWLDTDEDHLSDWEETTACGTDPAAPDSDGDGLMDGEEVYDWMTDPANSDSDGDGTDDGVEVLLGFDPANPDSNPVFTVYEDAEDGETSGWGVYDNDPTGATVANVDEGETRAIDLFGDGTANGYRLRLADGSKWNNQTQFVAQWNMCYSEWFTVYFDCETDWGHRYIYYNPSSNDLLGIGEYVHFGLGPEANTGNWYTFTRSLAADLHKAQPGNTLLEVNGFLIRGSGRVDNIRLLAEVPDRIVYEDAEDGATPGWAVYDNDPAGAAILNVDDNGDRVIQFAGDGTANGYRLRTLGGGTKWQNTTHFIARWDMNYNEWFTVYFDCETTGGHRYLTYNPASNDNLGTGEYVYHGLGSSACDGTWQTFMRDLEADLNEAQPDNSLLEVNGFLIRGSGMVDDISLNR, from the coding sequence GTGCGAAATACGACATCCAGAACAATCGGCGTGGTTTTCTTTCTGCTGGTCCTGTTGCTGGGGACCACATTCTCTTTTGCGGGCGTAACCTATTATACTTATGACGACCGGGGACGGGTGGTAAAAGCAGAGTATGACGAGGGGTTTGCCGTCTATTATGCCTATGACGCCGCCGGCAACCGCCTGTTGATGGAAAATTTTTTCGACGCCGACCTGGACGGTCTGTCCGACTCCCTGGAGAGTGCCGGCTGCACCGATCCCAATGACGCGGACACCGATGATGACGGCATTGTCGATGGTATTGAAGACGCCAACCGAAACGGCGTGGTGGACCCCGGAGAAACCGATCCCTGCAACCCGGACACCGACGGCGACGGCATACAGGACGGCTCTGAACAGGGCTACACCCTGGATGACATTCATCCGGACACTGACACCAATGTATTTCAACCCGATCTGGATTCTTCCACTACCACCGATCCGCTGAACAGCGACACGGACAATGACAGGATTTCGGACGGAAACGAGGACGCCAACCACAACGGCAGAATCGATGCCGGCGAATTGGACCCCAACAACCCGTGCACCACCGTTTCTTCTGACGACTCGCTTCAGGACAAAATCAATGCCGCATCGGACGGCGATGAGCTGGTTGTGGCCGATGGCACTTATGGGAGTGTCAGCTTCAACGGTAAAAAAATCGTGGTCCGGTCGTTGAACGGCCCTGAAAACTGCTTCATCGACGGGCAGGAGACCACCCGGGCCGTTGTGTTCAACTCCGGCGAGGATGAGCAGACCATTCTTTCAGGCTTTACCATTACCGGCGGTCTGGCAGCTGGAGAGGGGGGCGGTATCCTGTGCGACGGGGCGTCACCGATTATTTACAACTGTATCATTCAGGATTGCCAGGCGACTAACGGCGGCGGCATGGCCGCGATCAACGGGGCCGCACCAACGGTGATCGAGTGCCGGATCGAAAGCAACACGGCGTCGGGTTATGGCGGCGGCATCTACTGCGCCGACGCGTCGGGCCCGGGCATGGCCTTGGATGGATGTACCCTGATGGACAACTTCGCGGCAAAGGGTGGCGGCGTATACCATACCGCGGCCGCGGCCGGTACGCTGCTTCTGTCCAACTGTGTGATCGCCAAAAACAGCAGCACGTATGCCGTGGCCGACACCGCCTATGCGGGATCCGGCGTGCATGACGACGTTGCCGCGGCCCTGACCACAATTATCAACTGCACCATTGCCGACAACACCGGCGCCAGGGGAACGGCATACGATTACGCGGCGTATCTGAACGGCGGCACCGATATTCTCAGGAACACCATCCTGTGGAGCGGTGTTTCAACGACGCATCACCTGTACGGCCCTGCGGCGGCCAATGTTTCCTATTGTCTTATCCAGGGTGGCGGATATGCCGCCAGCCCGGCGGTATTGAACACGGATCCGCTGTTTGTGAACGCGGCCGAAGACGATTACCATCTGCAGGAGACATCTCCGTGCATCGACGCGGGCACGGCCACAAGCGCGCCTCTTTTTGATATAGACGGTGATGACCGGCCCATGGGCTGGTACGACATGGGCGCGGATGAAAGCCCCGTGACAAGGGGCACGGTGATTCAGCAGCTTATCGATCAGGCGGCGCCGGGAAGCACGGTGGTTGTCCCCGATGGGACCTATGTTCTGAACGGGGCCGGCAACATCGAACTGAGGGGCAAAAACATCACGTTGCGGTCCGAAAGCAACGATCCGTCGCGGTGCATTATTGACCTGGGCGAGTTGACCGGCGGGTTCTACATTCACCAGGGTGAGGGCCATGATACGGTAATTTCCGGCTTTACCATTCAAAACGGGGCCACCGGCGGCAGCGGCGGCGGGATCCTGTGCGACGGCGCCTCGCCGACCATCACGAACTGTGTTATCAGGGACTGCGACGCAGTCTACGGCGGGGCCATTGCGACAATCAACGGTGCGGCACCGGTGGTCACCGATTGTGACCTTCTTGACAACACCGCGACCGGCACCGGCAGCGGCGGCGGCATTCACTGCATCAACGCCTCAGGAACGGGAATGAGGGTCGAGACATGCGTCATCAGGGGCAACAGCGGCTATTACGGCGGTGGCGTTACCCATGCGGGAACCAGTAAGCTCTCTTTGATCAACTGTCTGATCGCGGAAAACGTCAGTCGGTACAGCGCCGGCAACACCACGCGCATCGGCTCCGGCGTGTATGACCCCAACGAGGATGCTTTAACCTCCCTTCTCAACTGCACGGTCACGGCCAATCACGGCAGCAGGACCGGGTCTTACGCCAAATATGATTATGGCGTATGTTGTAAGAATGATTCTGCTGGAATTGATACCATCAAGAACAGCATTATCTGTGGCAACACCACAACACAGGTGTATGCTCTTCCCTATACCATGGCCAGTTACAGCCTGATTCAGATGCAGGACGGTTACAAAGGTTTTGGCAATATAAATGCCGACCCGGTGTTTGTGGATGCGGCCAACGGTGATTATCACCTGGACGATACATCGCCATGCATCGACGCAGCCATGGCCACCGGCGCGCCATTGACCGACCTGGACGGTGAGGCCCGGCCCGTTGGTCTTTATGATATCGGCGCCTATGAGTCCGGCGTGGACCGGGATTCCATTCAGCGGGCCATTGCCGAGGCCATAGACGGTGATGTCGTCATTATCCCGGACGACACGTATACGCTGGGCGGCAACATGAACATCGACCTGATGGGCAAGGCCATCACTCTGCGGTCCGCAAGCAACGATCCGGCTCAGTGTATTCTTGACCTGGGAGGCCTGGGCAACGGTTTTTATATTTTCCAGGGCGAAGGCAGCGGTACGGTGATTTCCGGCTTTACCATCAGAAACGGATATACCAGTGGCAACGGCGGTGGAATCCTTTGTAACGGTGCTTCGCCGATCATTGAAAACTGTATTATCGAAAATTGTACCGCAGGCGCTAACGGCGGCGGTATTGCAGCGGTGAATGGTGCCCACCCCATGATTGTCAATTGTACAATAGTTGATAATAAGGCAAAAGAGAGTGTCGATTACGGGGGCGGAGGTATCTACTGTTCCGGCGCTGTAGACCCGGGCATGAAGGTTGACGGATGCACCCTTTTGTACAACAGGGCCTATGACGGCGGCGGCGTGTTTCATACCGGCACCAGCAAACTGTTTTTAACCAACTGCGTGATCGCACGAAATAGAAGCACTCATAGTGCCGCCAGCTACCGATCCGGTTCCGGCGTACATGACCGGCTGGGCAGTAGGAATGCCAAGACCAGCATTATCAACTGCACCATCAGCCATAATACCGGAAGCAGGGGACCGACATCCACGAGAGATTATGGTGTTCATCTTTATTCCAGCGGAGCTGTTGTCAAAAACAGCATCATCTGGGGGAACAGCACCGACCAGTTGTATAACCCCGAGGCCAATGATGTTTCGTACTGCCTGATCGAGGGCGGCTACAGCACCAGCACCGGCATTCTGGATGCGGACCCGTTGTTTGTGGACGGCCCCGGGGATAATTATCATCTGCAGGCCACATCGCCGTGTATCGATTCGGGTACAGCCACCGACGCGCCTTCTTTTGACATTGACGGCGATGTAAGGCCCCTGGGCCTGGGATTTGATATCGGCGCGGATGAGGTTGTTCCAACCTGCACGGTTTACGAGGATGCGGAAGACGTGGAGACCTCAGGCTGGGAGATTTATGATAACGACCCGACCGGCGCCACGGTCGCCAACGTGGATGAAGGCGAGACCCGGGCTATTGGTCTTTCCGGCGACGGCACGGCCAACGGGTATCGCCTGCGCCTGGCTGACGGCAGTAAATGGAACAACACAGGGCAGTTTCTTGCCCGGTGGCGCATGAACTACAACGAATGGTTCACCGTCTATTTTGACTGCGACACCACCGAAGGCCACCGCTATCTGGCCTACAGCCCGGCCAATCAGGACAACCTTGGTACCGGAGAATACGTGCACCACGGCCTGGGCTCGTCTGCCCGCGGCGGTACATGGCAGACCTTTAGCCGTAACCTGGCCGCTGACCTTAAGGATGCCCAGCCGGGCAACACCCTGCTGGCGGTCAATGGCTTTTTGATCCGGGGCAGTGGCAGGGTAGACGACATCACCCTGTGGCTGGACACGGATGAAGACCACTTGAGCGACTGGGAAGAAACAACCGCCTGCGGCACCGACCCGGCGGCCCCCGATTCTGACGGTGACGGCCTCATGGATGGTGAGGAAGTCTATTTCTGGATGACCGACCCCACCAACAGTGATTCTGACGGAGACGGCAATGATGACGGGGTAGAGGTGCTTTTGGGCTTTGATCCGGCAAATCCAGATTCCAATCCTGCTTTCACGGTTTACGAAGATGCGGAAGACGGGGAGACCTCAGGATGGGGTGTTTACGATAACGACCCAACCGGCGCCACGGTCGCCAACGTGGATGAAGGCGAGACCCGGGCCATTGATCTTTCCGGCGACGGCACGGCCAACGGGTATCGTCTGCGCCTGGCCGACGGCAGTAAATGGAACAACACAGGACAATTCCTTGCCCGGTGGCGAATAAACTACAACGAGTGGTTCACTGTCTATTTTGACTGCGACACCACCGATGGCCACCGCTATCTGACTTACAACCCGGCCAACCAGGACAACCTGGGCGACGGAGAATACGTGCACCACGGCCTGGGCTCGTCTGCCCGCGGCGGCACATGGCAGACCTTTAGCCGCAACCTGGCCGCTGACCTTAAGGACGCCCAGCCGGGCAGCACCTTGCTGGCGGTCAACGGCTTTTTGATCCGGGGCAGCGGCAGGGTAGACGACATCACCCTGTGGCTGGACACGGATGAAGATCACTTAAGCGACTGGGAAGAAACAACCGCCTGCGGCACCGACCCGGCGGCTCCCGATTCTGACGGTGACGGCCTCATGGATGGTGAGGAAGTGTATGACTGGATGACAGACCCCGCCAACAGCGATTCTGACGGAGACGGCACTGATGACGGGGTAGAGGTGCTTTTGGGCTTTGATCCGGCAAATCCAGATTCCAATCCTGTTTTCACGGTTTATGAAGATGCGGAAGACGGGGAGACCTCAGGCTGGGGTGTTTACGATAACGACCCAACCGGCGCCACGGTCGCCAACGTGGATGAAGGCGAGACCCGGGCTATTGATCTTTTCGGAGACGGCACGGCCAACGGGTATCGCCTGCGCCTGGCCGACGGCAGTAAATGGAACAACCAGACCCAGTTCGTGGCCCAGTGGAACATGTGCTACAGTGAATGGTTTACTGTCTATTTTGACTGCGAAACCGACTGGGGCCATCGTTATATTTATTACAATCCTTCCAGTAACGATCTGCTGGGAATCGGAGAATATGTCCACTTCGGCCTGGGTCCGGAGGCAAACACCGGCAACTGGTATACTTTTACGCGAAGCCTGGCTGCCGATCTGCATAAGGCCCAGCCCGGCAACACTCTGCTGGAAGTCAACGGCTTCCTGATCCGGGGCAGCGGCAGGGTAGATAATATCAGGCTGCTGGCAGAGGTGCCGGACCGGATCGTTTACGAAGACGCCGAAGACGGTGCAACTCCTGGCTGGGCCGTTTATGACAACGATCCCGCCGGCGCCGCTATCCTGAATGTTGACGACAACGGTGATCGGGTCATTCAGTTTGCCGGAGACGGCACAGCCAACGGGTATCGTCTGCGAACGCTGGGTGGTGGTACCAAATGGCAAAACACCACCCATTTTATCGCCCGGTGGGACATGAACTACAATGAATGGTTTACCGTCTATTTTGACTGTGAAACCACCGGCGGGCACCGGTATCTTACCTACAACCCGGCCAGCAATGATAACCTGGGCACCGGAGAATATGTGTACCACGGCCTGGGATCGTCTGCCTGTGACGGCACATGGCAAACCTTTATGCGGGACCTGGAGGCGGATCTTAATGAGGCCCAGCCGGATAACAGCCTGCTGGAGGTCAATGGCTTCCTGATCCGGGGCAGCGGGATGGTGGATGATATTTCATTGAACCGGTAA